TACATTAGTCAGCCTATATCGACCCTTAAAGGGTCAATAACAATGACTTAAACTCACTAATATCCACTTTTCAACGATAAAACATACTCATAAGACAAATGATTTACCATTTTACCAACTGGGTTTGAGATGATGGTGATAGATTTGGACATACAAGTATCAACATCCAAACCATGTACTACTACTGTCTCGATCATCACCTAATATGAAAGGGATTAGAGCAAGCAACAGATCAAGTGTGCAGCAAATtcattaattttgtcaaaaatttataCAGATCGGATCAGATCAGATCGGATCGAACTgagtaaaaaaacaaaagagggtGCTACATTCTTGTAATAGTTGTCGATTACAGACACAACATTAAGCAGATCAAGAAGATTAATGAAAAGGCAACAGATTGAATTATACTCATATATATAGACATAATCATATTGTGTGTctgtatatgtatatatataagtATGTATACAGACATAATCATATTGTGTGTCTGAAACTCTGTATGTAGCAGAAGCCTAATCTGTATATGTTCTGAATGCTTAACAAACGGGGGATATGATATAGATTATAGAATCAGCCCCAACCACAACGTACTCTTTCTTATGCATCCAACTGCATTTATGATTTTACGTGGCCCATTTTAAGGTCCCCCCTACCTATCCCTTTTGACAAGTTAACGTGATTTGGGTTGGCAGGTTAGACACTTTGAAAGTAACGGGAAATTATAACGAGTAATGAACTGTTAATCTTATGGTTGGAAGGTGGAAAGGTAAACCCTGCTTGGTTTTGTATTTGTGCATGTACAAAGAACTATGTAGTATTTAGGTCCTGTTCTTCTGAATTTTGTTtggctgaactgaacttaatggagctgaactgaattgaactgaattgaatggaGTTGAACTAGATTGAATGAACTGactgaatggagctgaactgaatgaATGATTTGATCATATGAAGATCTTCCACCAGTGCCATTTGGGATAGGCCCTGATAGTGATAAGTACTTAAAAGttatattaattatacaaggtAAATATACTATAAATTGCGGGTGGTATATTGATTTATGCATTTATATTTAGTAAGACGTTGAAGTTTCAACTTTTACCCCCTTATACAATTTTGGCCAAGGTCCGATATCGATTATATGGATAAGACGTATCATAATATCACATGGTACGAAGATGTAATTTAGTACGTAGAGAAAGctagaaagaaaaataatgaaaagCAATCAAATTAAATGATTCTCAATTATATGAAAAACATTAAAACAATCAAATAGCCGTACTACCAAATCAATCTACACTTCGGTTGTGTTCATTACTGAAAAATACTGAGAACTGAATGCAAATATGAGCGATTGATTTTAAAGTGGAACCTCATTTTATACTAAGGTCTCGTTCGGTATTGTTTTTTATTtctaattttcttattttttacaaaactaaaaaacaaattatgtaaatcaCAAGACGTAGTTTCCAtcagttttttgttgtcagCTTTTAAAAGCAACATGATTACTATAACCATGGAAATTTTTTGTTCATGATTCAATCAAAATCATACGACTTtaaaaccaaaaactgaaaacttaCGGTAACACCGAACGAATCCTTAATAAGTACTTATTTTTCACTCCATCATTATACTATTGATATTAAGAGGAGTATTTATGAttcgatattttttttttaataacataaaataatactCTGTATTTCGTAATACATGTCCATGATTATTGAATAATAGAGTAATTAATTAAGGAGGTGTTAATATTGGGACCTAAAAATGCATGCGAAATACATGCATGCCCACAACAATATATAGGATACACTAGAGTAATAAATATGCATGGCCTAAACCCCCAAAAAGAAACCCTACTCTCTCGATCAAATGTACAACCAAGTCTCtttatttctctctcatccCGTGATTGTTGGGGTGCCTTATTGCTTCCTTATTGTAGACAtgcctttttttttataattataggCACTTCCCTTTTTTTTTCCCTCCTTTTTCTTAGTGAACAActttcatactccctccgtcccggaatactcgatccggtttgactggcacagagtttaagggacttgaattgacttatttaatttaataggtagtagttgatagtggggtattattttaatgtagttagtgggaggtgggttaagaggtgggatTGGGGGAGaataggggttgaatttttaattattttttgtatggagtagggggtaggtgggttaataggggtggagtgagaaataatatgatattgttagaatatttccatttttagaaacaggtcaagtattaagggacgacccgataagaaaaacatgtcaagtattccgggacggagggagtaaatctCACTTGTAGTCTTGTACAATACTTTATTCTattcaccttattcttattaCTCATTAGATCAGAGTAAACAAAACATATCAAATcagataaaaaacaaaaagcatTCACATAATATTCAGACCAGATTATACCATACCAATTAGACCATAAACTAAAAAACCATATCAAATCAGGTGAAGTGAACAAAGCCGTAAAGTCCACTCTTGAGGAATTGGGAGTTCATCTAAAGGGGCTCTATTTGATTTGGTAGAAAACATTTGCAGTGAAAATGAATTTCCATGGATAATGTTTTTCAGTAAAAGATACCATTACAAAttaattttacgttgtttggatACTTAGTTCCTTACAAGAACAACTATAGTAAAAAATGAAAGTAGATGGGTAAGGGTGGATGGGAAGAGACAAGTAAGTAATAAAATTGGCTTTCCTTCTTTTCAAATGGAAAtgttttcaatccattttcatcattgaaaattattttacaCTTTGTCAAAACAAActaaaaattattgaaaagAGGAAAATAATTTCTCAACGATAATATTTTACACCAAATCCAACACTCCcaaaatgtcaaaaaaaaaaactattttaaaatataataacattTACAATGTTAATATATTATGAGTTGTCGTACATGTTTTCTTGATAAATGAAGTGCACAATAAGTGCATTTAAATCTAGTACATGATTTCACTAGATAACAAGAATGATCATACTGAATCAGTTAGTCAGTCTGATAGTCAATCATATCTAATTACACAGGTCTACACTTGAACCACTCTCATACATTTCGAAGCTGATATGACTTGAATTGTTACCTATTTATCACGATACGAACCACACTAACTCCACCAACTTGTGCTGGTTAATTTAAACCTATGATAGATTGATAGACATATTGTATTGAGTAGCTTAAATGATAGAAGTACTAGTGGTATATTTTACTTGTAATAATGGACTGACAAAGGCTAGACAAGAATGAATAGGTTGCGACttttttttaagttatttacaAATGTACATCACTTCATTTATTcacctttctttctttctttctttcattCTTTATTCTTCTTCCTTTTATATATGCTTGCAATTGCCGACTTGTTTCGTTTCACAATTTCTATGAAACTTTCTCCATTTTTATTGTACGATAAAGAGAGATGCAACAACTCAAAGTATGTTTCTAACAATCAAAGAAACTTGTTACGGAGTACAAATCTTACAACTTCTATTACATAACTTATAGCAAGAGCGCGTTAAGGGACGTCCAAACCATTTTTAAACAACGCGTTAAGTTTCAAAAGGTACGATTTCATTCTATGTTATGAAATCTATTCTAATATTTAATAGCAGAGAAGTTTGCATAAAATTTAGAGTGCCACGTGTCCTGAAAACAtctttctattttattttatttaaattttatgtCATATCTTTCTTCACTTTCATGTCTTTTCACCACCAAAAATAATTCATGCCCCTTCATCTCTAATAAATTTCATGCCCCattatcttttaatttttcattaatttcaaGTAACATAGCAGTTTATATTACTATCTGAGTATCTTCACTGTTTTTTTAGTGAAAcgtgaaatgaaatgaaatacgATTACAATTTTTTATGATTTGAAAAATTTAAACTCACTTTAAAACATAACAAAAACCGTACATGATAACGAATCGATACTAGTTTAATTTATTACTCTACTAAACGTTTAATTTAGCTTCAAAAATCTTCGCAACTGATCAAGTGATCATCGTTGTGTTTAGGGaacttgattttgatttttgacacTTCACTTAATTGGTATTGGCAAACCTCTTGTaagagaataaaaaaataaattataatctaCTCACATAAGATGTGCGCCAAAATCACTTCCTTACGTTCATATTAGAAACtattctattggacttattttgactgaacatatattatctgaacttattttatctgaaaaaaaacttattttgtctgaaataaacttatttgtgtgttaaaatgtctaaaaaaacttatttttgctgaatttatattatctggacttattttatctgaaataagtcaaaatcatACCACACGCCTGCCAACACACAAACCCCTTCCTCACCCCCTCCCCCAAAAATCATACTATCGAATTGTTAGACAATAAACTCCAAATACATGGTTAATTATCTAAGTAGGTTTTATTTAAAACCGTCTTATATTCTAGGACTGCTGACATCACTTAACTATTAACAAGAAAACCATTAGGCTTAATacaaaaattataattgttaacTCAAAACTATAGCTATAAAAATGAAATCATAACTATTTATTGAACCCCCCTAGCTAAACCAATACTCCGTATTATCTTTCACAATCAAGTAGGCTCATAATAGTTACAAGATGCATGCTTTGTAATTCAATTCTATCGGATCGGGAAGTACTTGAAATATCCCTCCGAACATTATAAAAGATGAATGTTAGGATTCTTTTAAGACTTGATTCAAAAAATAACTACCATTCTATCACACTGTCTTACACTTATCTAATTGTTAGATCGTGTCTAATAGTGTACAAGGTGGATAGTAAATGGATGACATGATATGGTGTTTAAAAGTTAAATGAGCACCAGACGGTATGTTActattacaaacttttatataagacgGTCTTATACAAAAGACCGCATAaagtgtcatataagttaagcaatggaatcaactagttaagcaatgtaactaattagttaagcattagaacaaattagttaaacaatgaaaccaattagttaaacactgaaactaattagttaaacaatgagaccaattagttaagcaatgaaaatggtatttccggtaaggcggtcttacatagAAGTTGTCGTTTTACTATACcttttattcaaaaaaaatataaagattGATTTAACAAGTTGAATATGGAGATTGCAAAAGATAAATGTAAAAAGTACACAAATCATTGACAAGGccttattttcagtttttggttttgaaagtcatatgattttattgaatcATGAACCGAAAATACAGTCACACCTATACtaatcatgttgattttgacaactgacaacaaaaaactgaaaactacttttcttgattttcatgttttagtttttagttttgtgAAAAATAGAAAACTGAAATAAGAAATGATACCGAATAGACCGTTAaggtttaattagaatttaggaGAACAATTATGACATGAGCTTGCTAAAAAAAAGGATTCCAATTTCCAAAAGAGTATACATAACTCAAGTTAATAGTGTAAACACACAAAGTACACACcccaataattaaataattaattaattaaaaaataattagaataggATATATGTAAACAATTCAAGATTATGGCATAACAAAGTCTCCTTAGATGCCTTGCGAGATTAAAGTGTTCTTAGCTAGTTAGCTTGGTTCGACTTTTAGTTAAATATAGTTAAACCTTGATTAATTCTAAGCTAattaatatctcaaattatCATTAATTAAGCTACTAGTATTATATAAAAGGAGATAGAAAATAGCATGTTGTTACTCTACTCTTCCTCCATTCCAATTTAGTTTTCACTAATGTTACTAATCAAAGTACATTTACACTATTAATATTCGTATTATTAATTTCGAACAGGAGTAATTGCATTTACTCATCTTGACCATTACCACCTTTTAAAGCAAGGAGTACTTAGTTATGTCATTTGCTAATCGACCACTTTTGaataagaccgccttatagaaaaaccactttgattgtttaactaattggttctaatGTTTAACTAATGTGGTGTaccattgcttaattaattggttttgttgcttaactaattacgtagtagttttattgcttaactaattgatttacgTACTTAATTAATGAGTTACAGtgcttaaaataattagttacattgcttatatgataccaatgtgattttttgtgtaagaccgtctcaTATAAAAGTTTGCATTTGTTAATTGCTATGCAAAAGAGTAGAGAAGGTAcaagattttattttactttttgtgTAGAAAGAGCCACAGATGGAACTCCGTACTGTACTAAGTAAAACCCTACGAAATTATCTGTATACCGTATTAGAGACGGAAACTATACGCATCTCAAACTTGAGATGGATTACTATTTCGGTCTCAAATCCCCGTCTATAATCAACATCCTGATACAGAACTGAACTAATTACAGACGAAATTCTTCATCTCTATagactgatttttttttcttttgtagtGGACATAATTCCATCACAACTCACAAGTACATCACCGGTATCACCCCTTGACTTTAACCAACTAAACTACGATAACGCATTATTCCGTATACCGCATGTTTAAGAACACCTCTGTAGGAACACCCTATTTCAATCTCAAATCCGTCTATAATCAACATTCTGATACATATTTACTTATTTAGACTAATTAAAGACAGAATTTTTCAtctttataaactaaatttagtaatattaatccaatttttgggcgattttcttttattaatcccacctacgacatattttttaataatcccacctttactacccaacgacttttattgggcttaagtgatcgataaccggtgaaaaaatcaacgagatggtgatgcattgatgatgatgactgaatatatcgagagagagtactaccacatagggacatattaccgcctacaaCAGGTTTATGACTTGttaggcccaataaaagtcgtagGGTAGTAaaagtgggattattaaaaaatatgtcgtaggtgggcttaataaaagaaaatcggccaaagattggattaattttaccaaattttccttttcttttttataataGACCAAATTCCATCACAAGTACTCCGTACATCACCATTCACCGGTATCACCCCTTGACTTTAACCAACTAAAGTACGATAACTCATTATTCCGTATACTAAGTCCATATGATAAGAAAATAAGTAAAAATGATGATAAGAAAATAAGTAAAAATGATGAGATGCATAGAAGGCAGTGCAAACATACACAGGAAAAAGAAAGCTGCAGTGCTCGAAGTAAAAATCCTCACTTCAAAATCCGGCAAGAATACGGGTAAGCTGGAAAAAAAgaacttcaaatttcaaaataccaTGAAAAAACAAATCTCTAAATTAGTCGATTAACCTTAATGATCTCATTTGACCAATTTTTGTGTGAGTTTTTTCATCAAAAATGAAGCAAGTAAAACGAGACAGATAAAGTACCAAGGTAATAAAGGTTCATGGCTATATAGAACCATCTTGAAAAAAATCTTTTTCTCAAGACACAATTTTAATCGCTTACCCTTGAAATCAAACTTTGTTAAGCAACATTTAGGCTCCaatctattcgacttattttgattgAACTTacattatctgaacttaactgaattgatcttaatttattttatctgaaataaatttatttgtgtgtgaaaagtctgaagaaaaaaaaaacttattttttctgaacttattaatCGCTTACCCTTGATATTAAACATTTGCTAAACAACATTGTAAATCAAATAAACGGAACGAAAATGTTGGAATAGGGAATTAAACATATAACAGATTAACAGGACATGTTTAAAGGAGAGAGTAGCTactaacacacacacacacacacacattatCTTAGAATGATCTTGGTTTAGGGGCTATTGTATCGAGTACTTTTCAACTCCGGCTAATGATATTGTATGCCCTTTCTTAGCTCTCTTACGGTAGTTTTCTTTTTGTGTGAGAATGAGATAgacaatacaaattacaaacagGGGAAAGGAGATTCGATTCTGAGATCTATCATACATGTACCGTAACACAGACTCTATTAACCGCTATGTCAAAACCTCATTAATTAGTGCTCTCATACGATATGGATTTACTCCCATAATTAATATCTCAATGTTACCTAACCTTTATATTTTACTAGTGAGTTGTAAAATGATTTCCCAAGTAAAATAGAGCAAGTCCTTTGTGATGAGAGTTAAGACTTTCTTCCCATACTAGAGCTAAGAAAAGACATACAATAACGAGGGCGGAGAGGCGGCATGCTGTGATGTGTGAGCAAACACATCAAAGCGCAAAACATGCACcatttctataaaaaaaaagtatcattcattaaaaaaaatgtaccaTTTCGTTAAACAGAGTACCATTTcgataaaaacatgtaccatttcgttaaaaaTAGTATCATTCATTAAAAACAAAGTATCATTTCgattaaaacatgtaccatttcattgaatttttgtgttgttatatttttgtaaaaacataatAGACCGCAATTTTTACTTCCTCACGATAACAATAACCGGAGTTAAAAAGTACTGGATATAATAACGCCTAAACCAAACCGGCCTCATGCTACAATACTTAGAGGAGTTGACATATTAGAGTAATGTATTTAATCCATCATTAATAAGGAGTACTTGATCCAAAGATCGAGTAAATGATGATAGGGAAGACAATAACAATTCCAAGTTAAAAGTCAACTTTGAAACTCAAAGAACAAAGAAAGCTACTTCTCCCTAAATCGTTATCCTACGTAACTCCCTAGCTATGTAACTATGTAAATATATACGCGCAATAGATGTACCTCCTCCGTCTctaaaaaatataaacaaataattacgtaacaaaatcaacactttcgtacattcttttattattattattattattattattattattattattattactctaCTGAACTAGTAATTATCACAGGTTAGTCAGCTCAGCTACTATGTTAGTACTACATGACTCCCTAACTATGTAACTATGTAAGTATATGAGCGCAATAGATGTACCTCCTCCGTCTCTAAAAGATGTAAGTAATTACAGAACAAAATTAACACTTcgtacattattattattattattactctaCTGAACTAGTAACTATCACAGATTGGTCAGTTCAGCTACTACGTTACTACTACTTCAGTATACAAGTATTAGGTACTTCTTTTATTCATAAAACAAACAACCAACCATGGGAAATAACAATTtgctaaaaaaacaaaaagctcCTCAAATTTCTTAACAACAAATAATTAACACAACCCATATATTATAATCTAATCTCCTTCCCTCTATTCAAATCAATGGAAGAAGAGATCAAACTATCAAAGGATATAAATAATATTATGtatattcttttttcttttttctttttaccttGATTTTTAAGGTCTTGGGTTGGGATAAAATGGCGTACCCGGTGGCAAGTAAGTGTTGAGAGGAAGCGGGTAGAATGACGGGTCTAAATTATACCCGATTGTCGGCCCACCTacagaggtggtggtggtggtaccCCTTGCAGCCGAAGAgctttctcctcctcctccaccaccaccaccaccgtagTTAGGCGGAGTTGGAGTTGGATTACTACCTTGTCGAGGTTGATCAGGGCCTTGATCATATAAAATCCCTTTGAAAACATGCCCTCCTATATTCACCGCCGTCTGATACGCGTACTCGTCCTCTGTGTCGTCGACTCCGCTCACCCTTACGCACCGGAACACCGCCGACGAGCTCACTTCCGCCGGAAAATTCCCCACTTCCATTCCTACTGTCATAAAAACACAATTCAATCAGTTCCAGGTAATTAGGTTTAATTTACAGAAgctttttttttatgttaattaattaatacagaTTTGCATACACCCTGATTAATTAAAGAATGTAGCACCAATGATTCATAGGTAGATTTtcattattatgctatagtgaaatagaaaaacaaaagaaacacAGACACAGAGGAGATAAAAAGAAATGGGGAAAAGCTCAAAAAACAATATAATCAACCCTCCTCTTCTTTCTTGTCAATCTATTCGTCAGGAATACTAAACAACAGTATCACCAAAAGTATAAACAACAACCACTGTTTTACTTACAACAATTACAGTATTGTTATATTTTTCACGCATAAAATCTAGATCATATGCTAAGATTGACACGCATATATAACATTTTTCTGGGAatacatgaaaaaaaaaaaaaaaaaaaaaacagaaagagaaagagaaagattcTTTccctaggtttttttttttttttttttttttaattttacctGTGTTATTTGTATTAGTAGTACCACTAAAGGGCAGTTGAGTGCACACCAATGAGGAAGTAGAACAATTCTCTCTTCTACTCCTCTTCGGTGTCACTCCCAAATACTGCTGCTGCTGATGCTGATGCTGTTGCTCCTCCTGCTGTGGTGGTTGCTGCGGTGGAGGATCCGGATGTTGAACAAGTTTGTGGTGGCGTTCGCGACGGATAGTAGCCGGAATCCAAGTACTCTTAACATGAGTAGTACAATCATATCCACGGCTCTTACAACAAGTTCTACATCTCATGTAAACACAATCCTTTTTCGCTTGGTTTCCGCAGTCTTGGCAGCTGATATttccaccaccactaccactcCCACTCCCACTACCGCCGCCGCCACCGCCACCGCTACTACTACTTattctcatcatcatcaaattatacctattattattattactattgttGTTGGCGTCAACAGATCTCGCACTCTCATAAGGAAGTTGTTGCCATAACTCTGAAGAAGGGATTATTTGTTCATTTCTGTAAGTTATGTTGTTGTTGTCGTTGATTTCTCTTCCATTTTCGGTTCCAGTTCCTAATGAGAAAAACCCAGAcatgattttctctctcctgaaCTCAAATTGAAGAGGACACACTCCATAAcctcctcaaaaaaaaataaaaaaaaaataaagggcAATTTGGAGGGGATAACTAAACTGATAAGGGTATGTACCCTAGAAATAAAGGGatgtttgttttgttatttgtttgtttgtgaGAAAAATAACAAGAGAAAAATacaataatcaataatgaagtaaagaagaagaagaaagaaagagagcAGAGTCTGCTAATCAGGAAAcattaagagagagagagaatgaaTGAGACATTTTAGGTCTGCAACGCCGCCATGGCCACCTTCCCAACAATTTCTTTAAATTCTTCTTTCTTTATttatctctctctttttttttctacttCTTCATCTTTTACTGCTACTGCTACAAGGAGtactctctctttctctttctctttcttcttaAAGCTGATCCAATtccatttttatttgatttttttttatttttgtttaattattattactagtgattttttttatttgtttggaatttttgttgggGGATAAAGGTGAGGATGGTAATGGTTAGATTTTGCAGACTCTATATCTGACCCACCTCAATTTCATTAATTCTTAAATGAATCTTGtttatattaaatttattgtggaccatgtttataaaagttaataacttgattttaatttattttgacgtGTTTGTTagaattattatgaaaaaaatatccaatatttacataatctgtgttgtttattttttatgatatATGATTTAGGAAAAACATATTCACGTGTGATCTTGTTAGATCCGTCTTAATGTATATTTTGCAAAAATCATTTTTTTCAATGTAATTTTACTTATcggtaattaaatatattaattgttCAAGATATGCATGGGCAAGCATGAAAAACAAAGGGTTACAACTAAaaaaaaatcggaggaagtatgatTTTAATTCACCattctcttttaaaaaaaatagggtTACTTTGATTTTAAAAAATAGTTATTATATCTAAGAAAATTGGTGATTTGTCATAGTCACTATATGGCCAATAAATATCACTATGTATGAGAAAAAGGGTGTTAGAGTAAATAATTGGTTTTagatccacaataatattactGTGCACCATGTCCATGCAAGAATAACCCCCTCTATTTATTTTTGAAGTCGGATATGAACTTGGATTATATTTATAGGATTTATGTCTGATTATTCTGCCTCCGGTCGAATAGAATCGAATttgtaatatatttttttaattattattactaGTGATATTATTCATTTGtatggattttggattttttttttcgggGAGATAAAAGTGGAGATGGTAAAGGTTCGGAAATTCGGATCGGGTTAGATTTTGCAAAATTTATATTCGATTCGCCTCTATTCAAAATTTGGATTTTTAAGTCAAATACGGACCTCGTTATATTTATTGGATTTGTGTCAGATTATTTTGCCTCAGGCtagattttgattattttagaactttaaatcatgaaaaaaaaagattttAACATCTTAATAAATTTGTTGATGTGGATGCCAACTAGACTAGTTGGTAAATTCTTGAGTGGTGGTACCCAAGACCTAGAATCGAATCTCGTCTACATCATTTGTCGCATTGCTCTTTACGACTCTCTCAATACcaaaatatatacttcctcggattttaatactcgcaacgtttatgATTTCTACATTATTCACATATTATATTTTGATCATTGTTAGTGATTTATACGTAAGGTAAAACATAgttatgtgagatcttgttagattcgttttaatgtgtattttcaaaatattacttttttataatttttgcttaa
This genomic stretch from Spinacia oleracea cultivar Varoflay chromosome 3, BTI_SOV_V1, whole genome shotgun sequence harbors:
- the LOC110789196 gene encoding protein SHI RELATED SEQUENCE 1 isoform X2; this encodes MSGFFSLGTGTENGREINDNNNITYRNEQIIPSSELWQQLPYESARSVDANNNSNNNNRYNLMMMRISSSSGGGGGGGSGSGSGSGGGNISCQDCGNQAKKDCVYMRCRTCCKSRGYDCTTHVKSTWIPATIRRERHHKLVQHPDPPPQQPPQQEEQQHQHQQQQYLGVTPKRSRRENCSTSSLVCTQLPFSGTTNTNNTGMEVGNFPAEVSSSAVFRCVRVSGVDDTEDEYAYQTAVNIGGHVFKGILYDQGPDQPRQGSNPTPTPPNYGGGGGGGGGESSSAARGTTTTTSVGGPTIGYNLDPSFYPLPLNTYLPPGTPFYPNPRP
- the LOC110789196 gene encoding protein SHORT INTERNODES isoform X1, which codes for MSGFFSLGTGTENGREINDNNNITYRNEQIIPSSELWQQLPYESARSVDANNNSNNNNRYNLMMMRISSSSGGGGGGGSGSGSGSGGGNISCQDCGNQAKKDCVYMRCRTCCKSRGYDCTTHVKSTWIPATIRRERHHKLVQHPDPPPQQPPQQEEQQHQHQQQQYLGVTPKRSRRENCSTSSLVCTQLPFSGTTNTNNTVGMEVGNFPAEVSSSAVFRCVRVSGVDDTEDEYAYQTAVNIGGHVFKGILYDQGPDQPRQGSNPTPTPPNYGGGGGGGGGESSSAARGTTTTTSVGGPTIGYNLDPSFYPLPLNTYLPPGTPFYPNPRP